CTAATATCAGTTTGCACAAATTGCCTGATTCGAGCACATATGTAAATAGTTATAAAAAAAAGTCTTAAAAGATTAGAATCAGTTATTTTTGAAGGATTTAGTTATATATTCTTAGACATCACATAATGAATGTCTAATTAGGTAAATAGCAACTCAAAGCAGCGTATTCTAAGAGACTAAACAACTCTATCTCTATACAATCGCTCCTGAAATCCAATAAACGTATCCCTTATGGATTTTATATCACCAAGCTCCCGCTTTGCATCTGCAATGGCATTATACTTTAGCAATAATAGAGGCGATAGTTTAGAATCGTCCAACTCATTAACACCTTCTTTTACATATTGCTCTAGCACAAAATTTAAAAACTCTTGTTGCTTTTGGTTGTAGTCGCCTAATTTTATTTTGGCTTTGTCTGCCCTTGCTAATCTTGGCACAAGGTCTTTATGGTATGCTACATAGCTTAGGACATCAAAAAGATCACTGTCTTCACCATGTACTAAATTACGTAAATCTTCTAATTGTGCATCTGTATATCCTTTTTCGCTTAATTCTTCTAATAAATTTTTGCGGGTACTAGGTAAACTCCAGATTTTACGGAGCGCATCTTCATCTGCAACTAAACTAGGTAAGTCTCCATACAGTTGATTCATAAATTCTTCGTGTCCAATAGGTTTTCCTTCTGAACTCCAAAATGTTGTTTTAACGGTGGCATCTATTTCCCTTTCTTTACCATCAGACAACTTTATTTTAATTAATGCGGTGGGCTCTTTATCGCAAATACATGGTATGTTATCACATGTTGCACAAAGTTCATCTTCTGGTTTTTCGCATTTGCAAGGTGTTTCTCCACAAGTCGTACATGGTTTTGCTGTTCCTCCTCCTTGTGGCGGTTCTGGTGGTAGTGGCTCACCATCCCACTCTGGATCATTAAAATGCTTGTGCGCTTCAACAAAATCATAGACCGTAAAATAATCTTTGCCATCAAAAAGGCGGGTTCCTCTACCTACTATTTGCTTAAACTCTACCATAGAGTTTACAGGGCGCAGTAGTAATATATTTCTTATCTCTGGTGCATCTACACCTGTACTTAACTTTTGAGAAGTTGTTAAAACGGTAGGAATCAGTTTTTCATTGTTTTGAAAATCGGCTAAGGCTTGTTCTCCTCGGCTACCATCTTCGGCAGTTACTCGCTTACAATAATCTATACTCTTGCTATCGCTTTCTTGATTAATTATGTCTCTTATCGCAGCTGCATGTACTTGCGTAGAACAAAATACTAGAGTCTTATGATTTTGATTTACTTCACTTAAGAACTTCTTAACTCTAAAACGTTCAACTTGGTCTATGATGATTTTTCTACCATAGTCTTTATAGGTAAATGTATCACCTACTTCAGCAATGCCACTTATAACCGTATCATCTGCAGTTACTGTATATTCATC
This genomic interval from Zobellia roscoffensis contains the following:
- the hsdR gene encoding EcoAI/FtnUII family type I restriction enzme subunit R; protein product: MNEAQTRLDLIDPALREVGWGVVHESRIKVEVITSGRIIGKNHKGENLRKKPLSCDYVLEYKGRRLAVLEAKARDKYYTDGLAQAKDYAYKLNTRFAYCTNGKEIYGVDIDEATEGDVSKYPTPQELWEMCFPTPKEDYKVEIVNWKERFREIPFPLFKGQYLPRYYQRTAVEKCLDAIAEKKDRLLLTMATGTGKTATAFHLCWKLFHAKWNLKRDATRAPRILFLADRNILANQAFNSFNDFDTIDENIKKRITPSEIRKTGKVPKNGSIFFTIFQSFMTEVREEEVDIEEYDDLAAEPRIEYDEPKFNFGEYDPDFFDFIIIDECHRGGANDEGSWREILEYFSPAVQLGLTATPKRDVNGDTYDYFGEPIYTYALKDGINDGFLTPFRVKQIQTNYDEYTVTADDTVISGIAEVGDTFTYKDYGRKIIIDQVERFRVKKFLSEVNQNHKTLVFCSTQVHAAAIRDIINQESDSKSIDYCKRVTAEDGSRGEQALADFQNNEKLIPTVLTTSQKLSTGVDAPEIRNILLLRPVNSMVEFKQIVGRGTRLFDGKDYFTVYDFVEAHKHFNDPEWDGEPLPPEPPQGGGTAKPCTTCGETPCKCEKPEDELCATCDNIPCICDKEPTALIKIKLSDGKEREIDATVKTTFWSSEGKPIGHEEFMNQLYGDLPSLVADEDALRKIWSLPSTRKNLLEELSEKGYTDAQLEDLRNLVHGEDSDLFDVLSYVAYHKDLVPRLARADKAKIKLGDYNQKQQEFLNFVLEQYVKEGVNELDDSKLSPLLLLKYNAIADAKRELGDIKSIRDTFIGFQERLYRDRVV